The following are from one region of the Camelus ferus isolate YT-003-E chromosome 13, BCGSAC_Cfer_1.0, whole genome shotgun sequence genome:
- the MAP7D1 gene encoding MAP7 domain-containing protein 1 isoform X3, with translation MESGSLSEPGAGAPPAVAARTPPEPRPSPEGDPFPPPPPLPMSALVPDTPPDTPPAMKNATSPKQLPLEPESPPELVGPRPASQQEESPFSEVKIRGPTPPATGPRDARPPRRSSQPSPTAVPASDSPPTKQDVKKAGERHKLAKERREERAKYLAAKKAVWLEKEEKAKALREKQLQERRRRLEEQRLKAEQRRAALEERQRQKLEKNKERYEAAIQRSVKKTWAEIRQQRWSWAGALHHSSPGRKTSGSRCSVSAVNLPKHVDSIINKRLSKSSATLWNSPSRNRSLQLSAWESSIVDRLMTPTLSFLARSRSAVTLPRNGRDQGRGGGPGRALTRGGAGASLASGPRPDRPHPSAAVPVCPRSASASPLTPCSAPRSGHRCGPAGERGERRERRKASAGGSPAPARLRPEASPVQKKEKKDKERENEKEKSALARERSLKKRQSLPASLRPRVSTGNAELSPKSKARPSSPSTSWHRPASPCLSPGPGHALPPKPPSPRGTTASPKGRVRRKDEAKESPNVAGPEDKNQSKGKASDEKEPAAPASPAPSPVPSPTPAQPQKEQPTAEIPADTAVLTSPPAPAPPVTPSKPMAGTTDREEATRLLAEKRRQAREQREREEQERRLQAERDKRMREEQLAREAEARAEREAEARRREEQEAREKAQAEQEEQERLQKQKEEAEARSREEAERQRLEREKHFQREEQERQERKKRLEEIMKRTRKSEAAETKQKQDRKEAKANSSSPVIDPAKAVEARPSGLQKEAVQKEELAPQEPQWSLPNKESPGSLVNGLQPLPAHQENGFSPKGPSGDKSLGRTPEALLPFAEAEAFLKKAVVQPPQVTEVL, from the exons ATGGAGAGCGGCTCACTTTCGGAGCCGGGTGCCGGCGCACCCCCAG CTGTGGCAGCCAGGACCCCTCCAGAGCCAAGACCTTCTCCAGAAGGTGACCCCTTCCCGCCACCGCCACCACTACCGATGTCAGCCCTGGTGCCCGACACTCCCCCAGACACCCCTCCTGCCATGAAGAATGCCACTAGCCCTAAGCAGCTCCCACTGGAACCAGAGAGCCCCCCAGAGCTGGTAGGGCCCAGGCCAGCCTCCCAGCAGGAGGAGTCCCCTTTCTCAGAAGTGAAGATCAGGGGACCCACCCCTCCAGCCACAGGCCCACGGGATGCCAGGCCTCCTCGGAGGAGCAGTCAGCCATCCCCAACAGCAGTGCCAGCCTCCGACAGCCCTCCCACCAAGCAAG ATgtaaagaaggcaggagagagacacAAGCTGGCAAAGGAGCGGCGGGAAGAGCGGGCCAAGTACTTGG CGGCCAAGAaggcagtgtggctggagaaggaggagaaggccaAGGCGCTGCGGGAGAAGCAGCTCCAGGAGCGCCGGCGGCGGCTGGAGGAGCAGCGGCTCAAAGCCGAGCAACGTCGGGCAGCCCTGGAGGAGCGGCAGCGGCAGAAGCTCGAGAAAAACAAG GAGCGCTACGAAGCAGCCATCCAGCGGTCAGTAAAGAAGACATGGGCTGAAATCCGGCAGCAGCGCTGGTCCTGGGCAGGGGCCCTGCACCACAGCTCCCCAGGACGTAAGACCA GTGGGAGCAGGTGCTCCGTGTCGGCAGTAAACCTGCCCAAACACGTGGACTCTATAATCAACAAGCGGCTCTCAAAGTCCTCTGCCACGCTCTGGAACTCCCCCAGTAGAA ATCGCAGCCTGCAGCTGAGCGCATGGGAGAGCAGCATCGTGGACCGTCTGATGACGcccaccctctccttcctggcGCGGAGTCGCAGTGCGGTCACCCTGCCCCGAAACGGCCGGGACCAGGGTAGGGGCGGCGGCCCTGGGAGAGCCCTCacgaggggcggggcaggggccaGTCTCGCGAGTGGGCCGCGCCCCGACCGCCCTCATCCCTCCGCAGCCGTGCCGGTGTGCCCGCGCTCGGCCTCCGCCAGCCCCCTGACCCCGTGCAGCGCCCCCCGAAGCGGGCACCGCTGCGGCCCCGCCGGGGAGCGCGGGGAGCGCCGGGAGCGCCGAAAGGCCAGCGCCGGGGGtagccccgccccggcccgcctTCGGCCCGAGGCCTCGCCG GtgcagaaaaaggagaagaaggacAAGGAAcgggaaaatgagaaggaaaagagtGCCCTGGCCCGAGAGCGCAGCCTCAAGAAGCGCCAATCGCTGCCTGCCTCGCTACGCCCACGCGTCTCCACGGGCAACGCTGAGCTCAG tCCCAAATCCAAGGCCCGGCCATCCTCTCCCTCTACATCCTGGCAcaggcctgcctctccctgcctcagcccAGGACCAGGTCATGCTCTGCCCCCCAAACCACCGTCCCCCCGAGGCACCACTGCATCACCGAAGGGGCGGGTTCGGAGGAAGGATGAGGCAAAGGAGAGCCCTAATGTGGCGGGGCCTGAGGACAAGAACCAGAGCAAGGGCAAAGCCAGCGATGAGAaggagcctgcagccccagcctcaccagcaccctcccctgtgccctcacccaccccagcccagccccagaagGAGCAGCCCACAGCAGAGATCCCTGCAG ATACTGCTGTCTTgacctcacccccagcccccgctCCCCCGGTGACCCCTAGCAAACCCATGGCTGGCACCACAGACCGTGAAGAGGCCACTCGACTCCTGGCTGAGAAGCGGCGCCAGGCCCGGGAGCAGCGGGAGCGCGAGGAACAGGAGCGGAGGCTGCAGGCAGAAAGGGACAA GCGAATGCGAGAAGAACAGCTGGCTCGGGAGGCTGAGGCCCGGGCCGAGCGGGAGGCGGAGGCCCGGAGgcgggaggagcaggaggcccGAGAGAAGGCGCAGGcggagcaggaggagcaggagcgGTTGCAGAAGCAG AAAGAGGAGGCCGAAGCTCGGTCCCGAGAAGAAGCGGAGCGGCAGCGTCTGGAGCGGGAAAAGCACTTccagagggaggagcaggaacGGCAAGAGCGCAAAAAG CGCCTGGAGGAGATCATGAAGAGGACTCGGAAGTCAGAAGCTGCTGAAACCAAG CAGAAGCAGGACAGAAAGGAGGCAAAGGCCAACAGTTCCAGCCCAG TGATAGACCCTGCAAAAGCTGTGGAGGCTCGGCCCTCAGGGCTGCAGAAGGAGGCTGTGCAGAAAGAGGAGCTGGCCCCCCAGGAGCCTCAGTGGAG TTTGCCAAACAAGGAGTCACCCGGGTCCCTGGTGAATGGCCTGCAGCCTCTACCAGCACACCAGGAGAATGGCTTTTCCCCAAAGGGACCCTCTGGGGACAAGAGTCTGGGCCGAACACCAGAGGCGCTCCTGCCCTTTGCAGAGGCTGAAGCCTTCCTCAAGAAAGCTGTGGTGCAGCCCCCGCAGGTCACAG AAGTCCTTTAA
- the MAP7D1 gene encoding MAP7 domain-containing protein 1 isoform X9, whose translation MESGSLSEPGAGAPPAVAARTPPEPRPSPEGDPFPPPPPLPMSALVPDTPPDTPPAMKNATSPKQLPLEPESPPELVGPRPASQQEESPFSEVKIRGPTPPATGPRDARPPRRSSQPSPTAVPASDSPPTKQDVKKAGERHKLAKERREERAKYLAAKKAVWLEKEEKAKALREKQLQERRRRLEEQRLKAEQRRAALEERQRQKLEKNKERYEAAIQRSVKKTWAEIRQQRWSWAGALHHSSPGRKTSGSRCSVSAVNLPKHVDSIINKRLSKSSATLWNSPSRNRSLQLSAWESSIVDRLMTPTLSFLARSRSAVTLPRNGRDQAVPVCPRSASASPLTPCSAPRSGHRCGPAGERGERRERRKASAGGSPAPARLRPEASPVQKKEKKDKERENEKEKSALARERSLKKRQSLPASLRPRVSTGNAELSPKSKARPSSPSTSWHRPASPCLSPGPGHALPPKPPSPRGTTASPKGRVRRKDEAKESPNVAGPEDKNQSKGKASDEKEPAAPASPAPSPVPSPTPAQPQKEQPTAEIPADTAVLTSPPAPAPPVTPSKPMAGTTDREEATRLLAEKRRQAREQREREEQERRLQAERDKRMREEQLAREAEARAEREAEARRREEQEAREKAQAEQEEQERLQKQKEEAEARSREEAERQRLEREKHFQREEQERQERKKRLEEIMKRTRKSEAAETKKQDRKEAKANSSSPVIDPAKAVEARPSGLQKEAVQKEELAPQEPQWSGFCIHSLPNKESPGSLVNGLQPLPAHQENGFSPKGPSGDKSLGRTPEALLPFAEAEAFLKKAVVQPPQVTEVL comes from the exons ATGGAGAGCGGCTCACTTTCGGAGCCGGGTGCCGGCGCACCCCCAG CTGTGGCAGCCAGGACCCCTCCAGAGCCAAGACCTTCTCCAGAAGGTGACCCCTTCCCGCCACCGCCACCACTACCGATGTCAGCCCTGGTGCCCGACACTCCCCCAGACACCCCTCCTGCCATGAAGAATGCCACTAGCCCTAAGCAGCTCCCACTGGAACCAGAGAGCCCCCCAGAGCTGGTAGGGCCCAGGCCAGCCTCCCAGCAGGAGGAGTCCCCTTTCTCAGAAGTGAAGATCAGGGGACCCACCCCTCCAGCCACAGGCCCACGGGATGCCAGGCCTCCTCGGAGGAGCAGTCAGCCATCCCCAACAGCAGTGCCAGCCTCCGACAGCCCTCCCACCAAGCAAG ATgtaaagaaggcaggagagagacacAAGCTGGCAAAGGAGCGGCGGGAAGAGCGGGCCAAGTACTTGG CGGCCAAGAaggcagtgtggctggagaaggaggagaaggccaAGGCGCTGCGGGAGAAGCAGCTCCAGGAGCGCCGGCGGCGGCTGGAGGAGCAGCGGCTCAAAGCCGAGCAACGTCGGGCAGCCCTGGAGGAGCGGCAGCGGCAGAAGCTCGAGAAAAACAAG GAGCGCTACGAAGCAGCCATCCAGCGGTCAGTAAAGAAGACATGGGCTGAAATCCGGCAGCAGCGCTGGTCCTGGGCAGGGGCCCTGCACCACAGCTCCCCAGGACGTAAGACCA GTGGGAGCAGGTGCTCCGTGTCGGCAGTAAACCTGCCCAAACACGTGGACTCTATAATCAACAAGCGGCTCTCAAAGTCCTCTGCCACGCTCTGGAACTCCCCCAGTAGAA ATCGCAGCCTGCAGCTGAGCGCATGGGAGAGCAGCATCGTGGACCGTCTGATGACGcccaccctctccttcctggcGCGGAGTCGCAGTGCGGTCACCCTGCCCCGAAACGGCCGGGACCAGG CCGTGCCGGTGTGCCCGCGCTCGGCCTCCGCCAGCCCCCTGACCCCGTGCAGCGCCCCCCGAAGCGGGCACCGCTGCGGCCCCGCCGGGGAGCGCGGGGAGCGCCGGGAGCGCCGAAAGGCCAGCGCCGGGGGtagccccgccccggcccgcctTCGGCCCGAGGCCTCGCCG GtgcagaaaaaggagaagaaggacAAGGAAcgggaaaatgagaaggaaaagagtGCCCTGGCCCGAGAGCGCAGCCTCAAGAAGCGCCAATCGCTGCCTGCCTCGCTACGCCCACGCGTCTCCACGGGCAACGCTGAGCTCAG tCCCAAATCCAAGGCCCGGCCATCCTCTCCCTCTACATCCTGGCAcaggcctgcctctccctgcctcagcccAGGACCAGGTCATGCTCTGCCCCCCAAACCACCGTCCCCCCGAGGCACCACTGCATCACCGAAGGGGCGGGTTCGGAGGAAGGATGAGGCAAAGGAGAGCCCTAATGTGGCGGGGCCTGAGGACAAGAACCAGAGCAAGGGCAAAGCCAGCGATGAGAaggagcctgcagccccagcctcaccagcaccctcccctgtgccctcacccaccccagcccagccccagaagGAGCAGCCCACAGCAGAGATCCCTGCAG ATACTGCTGTCTTgacctcacccccagcccccgctCCCCCGGTGACCCCTAGCAAACCCATGGCTGGCACCACAGACCGTGAAGAGGCCACTCGACTCCTGGCTGAGAAGCGGCGCCAGGCCCGGGAGCAGCGGGAGCGCGAGGAACAGGAGCGGAGGCTGCAGGCAGAAAGGGACAA GCGAATGCGAGAAGAACAGCTGGCTCGGGAGGCTGAGGCCCGGGCCGAGCGGGAGGCGGAGGCCCGGAGgcgggaggagcaggaggcccGAGAGAAGGCGCAGGcggagcaggaggagcaggagcgGTTGCAGAAGCAG AAAGAGGAGGCCGAAGCTCGGTCCCGAGAAGAAGCGGAGCGGCAGCGTCTGGAGCGGGAAAAGCACTTccagagggaggagcaggaacGGCAAGAGCGCAAAAAG CGCCTGGAGGAGATCATGAAGAGGACTCGGAAGTCAGAAGCTGCTGAAACCAAG AAGCAGGACAGAAAGGAGGCAAAGGCCAACAGTTCCAGCCCAG TGATAGACCCTGCAAAAGCTGTGGAGGCTCGGCCCTCAGGGCTGCAGAAGGAGGCTGTGCAGAAAGAGGAGCTGGCCCCCCAGGAGCCTCAGTGGAG TGGATTCTGCATCCACAGTTTGCCAAACAAGGAGTCACCCGGGTCCCTGGTGAATGGCCTGCAGCCTCTACCAGCACACCAGGAGAATGGCTTTTCCCCAAAGGGACCCTCTGGGGACAAGAGTCTGGGCCGAACACCAGAGGCGCTCCTGCCCTTTGCAGAGGCTGAAGCCTTCCTCAAGAAAGCTGTGGTGCAGCCCCCGCAGGTCACAG AAGTCCTTTAA
- the MAP7D1 gene encoding MAP7 domain-containing protein 1 isoform X6 — MESGSLSEPGAGAPPAVAARTPPEPRPSPEGDPFPPPPPLPMSALVPDTPPDTPPAMKNATSPKQLPLEPESPPELVGPRPASQQEESPFSEVKIRGPTPPATGPRDARPPRRSSQPSPTAVPASDSPPTKQDVKKAGERHKLAKERREERAKYLAAKKAVWLEKEEKAKALREKQLQERRRRLEEQRLKAEQRRAALEERQRQKLEKNKERYEAAIQRSVKKTWAEIRQQRWSWAGALHHSSPGRGSRCSVSAVNLPKHVDSIINKRLSKSSATLWNSPSRNRSLQLSAWESSIVDRLMTPTLSFLARSRSAVTLPRNGRDQAVPVCPRSASASPLTPCSAPRSGHRCGPAGERGERRERRKASAGGSPAPARLRPEASPVQKKEKKDKERENEKEKSALARERSLKKRQSLPASLRPRVSTGNAELSPKSKARPSSPSTSWHRPASPCLSPGPGHALPPKPPSPRGTTASPKGRVRRKDEAKESPNVAGPEDKNQSKGKASDEKEPAAPASPAPSPVPSPTPAQPQKEQPTAEIPAGGNGERRPKDTAVLTSPPAPAPPVTPSKPMAGTTDREEATRLLAEKRRQAREQREREEQERRLQAERDKRMREEQLAREAEARAEREAEARRREEQEAREKAQAEQEEQERLQKQKEEAEARSREEAERQRLEREKHFQREEQERQERKKRLEEIMKRTRKSEAAETKQKQDRKEAKANSSSPVIDPAKAVEARPSGLQKEAVQKEELAPQEPQWSGFCIHSLPNKESPGSLVNGLQPLPAHQENGFSPKGPSGDKSLGRTPEALLPFAEAEAFLKKAVVQPPQVTEVL; from the exons ATGGAGAGCGGCTCACTTTCGGAGCCGGGTGCCGGCGCACCCCCAG CTGTGGCAGCCAGGACCCCTCCAGAGCCAAGACCTTCTCCAGAAGGTGACCCCTTCCCGCCACCGCCACCACTACCGATGTCAGCCCTGGTGCCCGACACTCCCCCAGACACCCCTCCTGCCATGAAGAATGCCACTAGCCCTAAGCAGCTCCCACTGGAACCAGAGAGCCCCCCAGAGCTGGTAGGGCCCAGGCCAGCCTCCCAGCAGGAGGAGTCCCCTTTCTCAGAAGTGAAGATCAGGGGACCCACCCCTCCAGCCACAGGCCCACGGGATGCCAGGCCTCCTCGGAGGAGCAGTCAGCCATCCCCAACAGCAGTGCCAGCCTCCGACAGCCCTCCCACCAAGCAAG ATgtaaagaaggcaggagagagacacAAGCTGGCAAAGGAGCGGCGGGAAGAGCGGGCCAAGTACTTGG CGGCCAAGAaggcagtgtggctggagaaggaggagaaggccaAGGCGCTGCGGGAGAAGCAGCTCCAGGAGCGCCGGCGGCGGCTGGAGGAGCAGCGGCTCAAAGCCGAGCAACGTCGGGCAGCCCTGGAGGAGCGGCAGCGGCAGAAGCTCGAGAAAAACAAG GAGCGCTACGAAGCAGCCATCCAGCGGTCAGTAAAGAAGACATGGGCTGAAATCCGGCAGCAGCGCTGGTCCTGGGCAGGGGCCCTGCACCACAGCTCCCCAGGAC GTGGGAGCAGGTGCTCCGTGTCGGCAGTAAACCTGCCCAAACACGTGGACTCTATAATCAACAAGCGGCTCTCAAAGTCCTCTGCCACGCTCTGGAACTCCCCCAGTAGAA ATCGCAGCCTGCAGCTGAGCGCATGGGAGAGCAGCATCGTGGACCGTCTGATGACGcccaccctctccttcctggcGCGGAGTCGCAGTGCGGTCACCCTGCCCCGAAACGGCCGGGACCAGG CCGTGCCGGTGTGCCCGCGCTCGGCCTCCGCCAGCCCCCTGACCCCGTGCAGCGCCCCCCGAAGCGGGCACCGCTGCGGCCCCGCCGGGGAGCGCGGGGAGCGCCGGGAGCGCCGAAAGGCCAGCGCCGGGGGtagccccgccccggcccgcctTCGGCCCGAGGCCTCGCCG GtgcagaaaaaggagaagaaggacAAGGAAcgggaaaatgagaaggaaaagagtGCCCTGGCCCGAGAGCGCAGCCTCAAGAAGCGCCAATCGCTGCCTGCCTCGCTACGCCCACGCGTCTCCACGGGCAACGCTGAGCTCAG tCCCAAATCCAAGGCCCGGCCATCCTCTCCCTCTACATCCTGGCAcaggcctgcctctccctgcctcagcccAGGACCAGGTCATGCTCTGCCCCCCAAACCACCGTCCCCCCGAGGCACCACTGCATCACCGAAGGGGCGGGTTCGGAGGAAGGATGAGGCAAAGGAGAGCCCTAATGTGGCGGGGCCTGAGGACAAGAACCAGAGCAAGGGCAAAGCCAGCGATGAGAaggagcctgcagccccagcctcaccagcaccctcccctgtgccctcacccaccccagcccagccccagaagGAGCAGCCCACAGCAGAGATCCCTGCAGGTGGGAacggagagaggaggccaaaag ATACTGCTGTCTTgacctcacccccagcccccgctCCCCCGGTGACCCCTAGCAAACCCATGGCTGGCACCACAGACCGTGAAGAGGCCACTCGACTCCTGGCTGAGAAGCGGCGCCAGGCCCGGGAGCAGCGGGAGCGCGAGGAACAGGAGCGGAGGCTGCAGGCAGAAAGGGACAA GCGAATGCGAGAAGAACAGCTGGCTCGGGAGGCTGAGGCCCGGGCCGAGCGGGAGGCGGAGGCCCGGAGgcgggaggagcaggaggcccGAGAGAAGGCGCAGGcggagcaggaggagcaggagcgGTTGCAGAAGCAG AAAGAGGAGGCCGAAGCTCGGTCCCGAGAAGAAGCGGAGCGGCAGCGTCTGGAGCGGGAAAAGCACTTccagagggaggagcaggaacGGCAAGAGCGCAAAAAG CGCCTGGAGGAGATCATGAAGAGGACTCGGAAGTCAGAAGCTGCTGAAACCAAG CAGAAGCAGGACAGAAAGGAGGCAAAGGCCAACAGTTCCAGCCCAG TGATAGACCCTGCAAAAGCTGTGGAGGCTCGGCCCTCAGGGCTGCAGAAGGAGGCTGTGCAGAAAGAGGAGCTGGCCCCCCAGGAGCCTCAGTGGAG TGGATTCTGCATCCACAGTTTGCCAAACAAGGAGTCACCCGGGTCCCTGGTGAATGGCCTGCAGCCTCTACCAGCACACCAGGAGAATGGCTTTTCCCCAAAGGGACCCTCTGGGGACAAGAGTCTGGGCCGAACACCAGAGGCGCTCCTGCCCTTTGCAGAGGCTGAAGCCTTCCTCAAGAAAGCTGTGGTGCAGCCCCCGCAGGTCACAG AAGTCCTTTAA
- the MAP7D1 gene encoding MAP7 domain-containing protein 1 isoform X11 — protein sequence MESGSLSEPGAGAPPAVAARTPPEPRPSPEGDPFPPPPPLPMSALVPDTPPDTPPAMKNATSPKQLPLEPESPPELVGPRPASQQEESPFSEVKIRGPTPPATGPRDARPPRRSSQPSPTAVPASDSPPTKQDVKKAGERHKLAKERREERAKYLAAKKAVWLEKEEKAKALREKQLQERRRRLEEQRLKAEQRRAALEERQRQKLEKNKERYEAAIQRSVKKTWAEIRQQRWSWAGALHHSSPGRKTSGSRCSVSAVNLPKHVDSIINKRLSKSSATLWNSPSRNRSLQLSAWESSIVDRLMTPTLSFLARSRSAVTLPRNGRDQAVPVCPRSASASPLTPCSAPRSGHRCGPAGERGERRERRKASAGGSPAPARLRPEASPVQKKEKKDKERENEKEKSALARERSLKKRQSLPASLRPRVSTGNAELSPKSKARPSSPSTSWHRPASPCLSPGPGHALPPKPPSPRGTTASPKGRVRRKDEAKESPNVAGPEDKNQSKGKASDEKEPAAPASPAPSPVPSPTPAQPQKEQPTAEIPADTAVLTSPPAPAPPVTPSKPMAGTTDREEATRLLAEKRRQAREQREREEQERRLQAERDKRMREEQLAREAEARAEREAEARRREEQEAREKAQAEQEEQERLQKQKEEAEARSREEAERQRLEREKHFQREEQERQERKKRLEEIMKRTRKSEAAETKKQDRKEAKANSSSPVIDPAKAVEARPSGLQKEAVQKEELAPQEPQWSLPNKESPGSLVNGLQPLPAHQENGFSPKGPSGDKSLGRTPEALLPFAEAEAFLKKAVVQPPQVTEVL from the exons ATGGAGAGCGGCTCACTTTCGGAGCCGGGTGCCGGCGCACCCCCAG CTGTGGCAGCCAGGACCCCTCCAGAGCCAAGACCTTCTCCAGAAGGTGACCCCTTCCCGCCACCGCCACCACTACCGATGTCAGCCCTGGTGCCCGACACTCCCCCAGACACCCCTCCTGCCATGAAGAATGCCACTAGCCCTAAGCAGCTCCCACTGGAACCAGAGAGCCCCCCAGAGCTGGTAGGGCCCAGGCCAGCCTCCCAGCAGGAGGAGTCCCCTTTCTCAGAAGTGAAGATCAGGGGACCCACCCCTCCAGCCACAGGCCCACGGGATGCCAGGCCTCCTCGGAGGAGCAGTCAGCCATCCCCAACAGCAGTGCCAGCCTCCGACAGCCCTCCCACCAAGCAAG ATgtaaagaaggcaggagagagacacAAGCTGGCAAAGGAGCGGCGGGAAGAGCGGGCCAAGTACTTGG CGGCCAAGAaggcagtgtggctggagaaggaggagaaggccaAGGCGCTGCGGGAGAAGCAGCTCCAGGAGCGCCGGCGGCGGCTGGAGGAGCAGCGGCTCAAAGCCGAGCAACGTCGGGCAGCCCTGGAGGAGCGGCAGCGGCAGAAGCTCGAGAAAAACAAG GAGCGCTACGAAGCAGCCATCCAGCGGTCAGTAAAGAAGACATGGGCTGAAATCCGGCAGCAGCGCTGGTCCTGGGCAGGGGCCCTGCACCACAGCTCCCCAGGACGTAAGACCA GTGGGAGCAGGTGCTCCGTGTCGGCAGTAAACCTGCCCAAACACGTGGACTCTATAATCAACAAGCGGCTCTCAAAGTCCTCTGCCACGCTCTGGAACTCCCCCAGTAGAA ATCGCAGCCTGCAGCTGAGCGCATGGGAGAGCAGCATCGTGGACCGTCTGATGACGcccaccctctccttcctggcGCGGAGTCGCAGTGCGGTCACCCTGCCCCGAAACGGCCGGGACCAGG CCGTGCCGGTGTGCCCGCGCTCGGCCTCCGCCAGCCCCCTGACCCCGTGCAGCGCCCCCCGAAGCGGGCACCGCTGCGGCCCCGCCGGGGAGCGCGGGGAGCGCCGGGAGCGCCGAAAGGCCAGCGCCGGGGGtagccccgccccggcccgcctTCGGCCCGAGGCCTCGCCG GtgcagaaaaaggagaagaaggacAAGGAAcgggaaaatgagaaggaaaagagtGCCCTGGCCCGAGAGCGCAGCCTCAAGAAGCGCCAATCGCTGCCTGCCTCGCTACGCCCACGCGTCTCCACGGGCAACGCTGAGCTCAG tCCCAAATCCAAGGCCCGGCCATCCTCTCCCTCTACATCCTGGCAcaggcctgcctctccctgcctcagcccAGGACCAGGTCATGCTCTGCCCCCCAAACCACCGTCCCCCCGAGGCACCACTGCATCACCGAAGGGGCGGGTTCGGAGGAAGGATGAGGCAAAGGAGAGCCCTAATGTGGCGGGGCCTGAGGACAAGAACCAGAGCAAGGGCAAAGCCAGCGATGAGAaggagcctgcagccccagcctcaccagcaccctcccctgtgccctcacccaccccagcccagccccagaagGAGCAGCCCACAGCAGAGATCCCTGCAG ATACTGCTGTCTTgacctcacccccagcccccgctCCCCCGGTGACCCCTAGCAAACCCATGGCTGGCACCACAGACCGTGAAGAGGCCACTCGACTCCTGGCTGAGAAGCGGCGCCAGGCCCGGGAGCAGCGGGAGCGCGAGGAACAGGAGCGGAGGCTGCAGGCAGAAAGGGACAA GCGAATGCGAGAAGAACAGCTGGCTCGGGAGGCTGAGGCCCGGGCCGAGCGGGAGGCGGAGGCCCGGAGgcgggaggagcaggaggcccGAGAGAAGGCGCAGGcggagcaggaggagcaggagcgGTTGCAGAAGCAG AAAGAGGAGGCCGAAGCTCGGTCCCGAGAAGAAGCGGAGCGGCAGCGTCTGGAGCGGGAAAAGCACTTccagagggaggagcaggaacGGCAAGAGCGCAAAAAG CGCCTGGAGGAGATCATGAAGAGGACTCGGAAGTCAGAAGCTGCTGAAACCAAG AAGCAGGACAGAAAGGAGGCAAAGGCCAACAGTTCCAGCCCAG TGATAGACCCTGCAAAAGCTGTGGAGGCTCGGCCCTCAGGGCTGCAGAAGGAGGCTGTGCAGAAAGAGGAGCTGGCCCCCCAGGAGCCTCAGTGGAG TTTGCCAAACAAGGAGTCACCCGGGTCCCTGGTGAATGGCCTGCAGCCTCTACCAGCACACCAGGAGAATGGCTTTTCCCCAAAGGGACCCTCTGGGGACAAGAGTCTGGGCCGAACACCAGAGGCGCTCCTGCCCTTTGCAGAGGCTGAAGCCTTCCTCAAGAAAGCTGTGGTGCAGCCCCCGCAGGTCACAG AAGTCCTTTAA